The Jaculus jaculus isolate mJacJac1 chromosome 3, mJacJac1.mat.Y.cur, whole genome shotgun sequence genome includes the window TGGACTCAAGCACCCTAGAGATCATGAAGATGCCCCGGTGTGGGGTGCCCGACGTGGGGCAGTACGGCTACACTCTCCCGGGGTGGAAGGAGCACAGGCTCACATACAGGTAACATTACTGCCAGCGTCGGTCAGCTGACCCACCGAGCTAACACCAAGAAGGAGTAATGGTGATCACTCATCCTCCTGACCCTGCCGTGTGCATGCCGCTTTGTGGGCTGCGTGGGTTCCATCCTCCCCGCTAACCTGCTGTGCAGATGCACAGAGGCTGCGTCAAAAGACCGTGTGGCCAGGATCACACAGGAACGTGGCTCTAGCAGATAAGCTCCGGTCTCTAGGCCCTGCCTTCCCATGCGAGCTCCGGAGCAGTTCTGTCGTCTGTAGTCTTTAGTGCGTGCGTTTGTGTGTCGTTTATATGTTGAATGTGTATGttatgtgtggtatgtggtgtgtatTTTAGGGAGTGTGGAATATAGTATGTGGTATGTGCCACGTGTGGTAtacagtgtgtgtatatgtgtgtgtcaaaGTTGTCAAATTTCAAATCTTAGGTGGGTTTCTGTgcaatgtgggtttttttttctgacGAATCTCAAGGATCAGGTTATTGGCTCATTGCCCAAAAGAAGGCGACTTGTGATCTCTATGtggaaaaaaaatgtcagtgaCCTTAACCACTGCTCTGGAGCCTTTGACTTGTATTTGTCTTCCTTCATCTTTCTGGGTCTTAGGACTTGATACCAAAATAAGTTCACAAGATgagaaatatgaacaaaaaatattttccagaatAACTCTGTGAGACTCTTCAGACTCATTCTGTACAATACATGCCCAAGACTGAGttctataagccaaataaattaaagtaaatcTCAACGCCTTTGAAAATATACTTATAATGGACTCACATATAGTCAAACATATACATGTGGTTAGTGCTATCCCATTTATGGTGTGATCTTACAAAAACCCAGTTAACATTTTTGAGCCCTCTTTATTAAGTGCTATAATAATACTAACTGATTCATAGGGAAGATGAAAGGTCTTAATTAGCATATGTGAAATTACTTCACTTAAATAAAGTGATATGCAAATATGATTAAAAATTAACAGCACTGTACCAAAGGTTAGCACAACCCATACTGGTAAGCTACAAATGGTTTTGTACTTCACGTGTATGGGGGAGGTGGGGTTGGCATCACAATAGCTACATTTTTATCATATTTCAGAATAGTGAACTATACTCCAGATATGCCACGAGCTGATGTGGATGAGGCCATTCAGAATGCTCTAGAAGTGTGGAGCAAGGTCACTCCACTAGTATTCACCAAGATTTCCAAGGGGATTGCAGACATCATGATTGCCTTTAGGACTGGAGGTAATGTGTGTGGCAGCAAGAAAAATACAGCTACTTTCTTCTTGGGAGATTCAAGGAGGCTCATTTTTTCTCTTCCTATAATTGTATCTCAGTCCATGGTTGGTGTCCTCGTTACTTTGATGGTCCCTTGGGAGTCCTTGGTCATGCCTTTCCTCCTGGACTGGGTCTGGGTGGTGATACTCACTTTGATGATGATGAACACTGGACCACCAAGGATACAGAAGGTGGGAAtttatctttataatttttttaattttatttttattaatttatttgagagacaaagagggaagggagggagagaaagagaatgggcatgccagggcctctaaccactgcaaaaataaataaataaataaactccagacacatgtgccattatgtgcatctggcttatataggtactagggaattgaacctggttccttagactttgcaggcaagcaccttacctactaagccatctctgcagcccataacTTTCTTAATGAGAAAATGGTATCATTCTAAGGAATCGCTACAAAGAATCACTTTGAAACTTGTTGCCTTTTGCTTCAAACTTCATCTCCCCCATAATTGTCTAGATTCCAAGATGGAATTAGTGATGTGTTCAATACCTATGCAGACAATTGTGCAGTTCTGATACTCTTACAATATGGCTAGTCCTAGTGTGATCTAGCCTTCTTTGTTTATTAATACACTCATTCACATATCCATAGTGCCTGAGGATCAGCTATGTGTTCATTTAATGCCCCAAAGATGTCCTAGAAAAGTCCTGGCCTTTCTGAGATTCATGAGCTTGTGCCTAACCCTGTTTGCCCCTCACCCAGGGCAGAATTGCTCCATACTGTACCAATGATGGAAGTCATCTATAGATTGAGAATTGAAAGGAGACTCTGGGGAAGTAATAATTTTGAGATTACAACTAAGGAATCATTGGTGGATTCCTGGCTCATAGAACATTGATGTAAAAGcatgaactttttcttttctaactttTTCATCAGCAAAGGCATTTGACACTAGTTCATATATCTAACCTATTGCTTTAAACTAAGTTGGTTTTATTTGTCTTAGTGGGTCTGACTAGCACTGGAAGTGTATTACTACTTTGCAAATATAAGTGAAAACTTTACTATAGTAGCACTGTATACATTAAACAAAAAAGCAGGCTCAATCAATCCCctggttctttcctttttttcctattattgaCCAGACCATTTGGGGTCTTGGGTCTGGCCTCCAGGGTCACAGGAAAGTACTAGTTTGGGCTCGCCTGGTGAGCAGAATATAGAACTTTGGTCATTCCTGGCCCACTTCTTGGGTCAGCTTTACAGCTTCTGCAAATATGAAAGCCAAAGGCAGAAAAACGTTGCAGCCACTCATTGCTTCATTGGAGCACAGGAAGCAacttttctcccaagtgctggtaagATGTGTCAAGAGGTCAGTACTAGCTGACTTCAGGCAGTGGGGGAATCTGTGAGCTGCTGTCTTTGTCACATGGTTTAGCATCCAGACAGGCACGATATGCAAAAGGAACATGGGCACTCAGACaagtgagagatggagagatttgTGCCTTGTTGTATCTTCTGCTGAGATATGATCCAATATGTTTTTGGTCTTTGTCTTAAGATAGTGTTATAGTAACTAATACTGAATTATTACCCAGATAAATGATTGTGCATATAAGAATCAACtactgagggctggggaaatggcttagcggttaaggagtttgcctgagaagccaaaggaccctgtttcaattccctaggatccacataagcaggatgtacaaggtggcacaagtgtctggagttcatttgcagtggctagaggccctggcatgcccattttctctctgtctctatctacctctttgtctctctctctcattaataaataaataaaaagaatcaactACTGAATGTCAAGACTTCCTCATTCCTTTTAGTTATTTCTAATCTCAAGTGGGCaatcattctcctctctctctctctctctctctatgtatttcttttccttttcttcttcctcctcctccttttctccctatCTTATACCCTCCTAGAGCCTTATAAATGCTTGGTAagtgcttgttgcagtcaggttcacattgctcatagaaatcacccaaccaagagcagcttgtggggaggggggcaatgtattttggcttataggttcaaGGGGAAAGCTCTACAATGACagtgaaaatgatggtatgagcagagggtgaacaacacccttcaccaacatcaggtggacaataacaacaggagagtgtgtcaaacactggcaaggggaacctggctataacacccaataagcctgcccccaacaatacactgcctccaggaggctttaatttctagttgccaacagctggggaacctagcatccaaacacctaaatttatgggagacacctgaagcaaaccaccaccgTACTCTTACCATTGAACTAAATCCCCAATAACTATATATTTTTCAATCAACTCACATActcatgtttgttgttgttgtttttattaaggGTTCAACTTATTTCTTGTAGCTGCTCATGAATTTGGCCATTCCCTGGGGCTCACTCACTCCAATGATCAAACAGCTTTAATGTTCCCAAATTACGTCTCCCTGGATCCTAGCAAATACCCACTTTCGCAGGACGACATCAACGGAATCCAGTCCATCTACGGTGAGAAACATGATAAAGCAGCATGAGAACTAAACAGGAAACCCTTCagaaaggaaatggagaaagTGACTCTTGCAATACCATCATGAAGCAAATGCTCACTTAGGAAAGATCCTTATGTAGACATATTTCCTATACCTTTTTGATTCATTGTGgtatttcttttctcattgaagGAAGTCCACCTAAGccacctgccaagccaaagggtACCCCTAAGCCCCACACCTGTGACCCTGACTTGACTATGGATGCTATCACCACCTTCCGCAGAGAAATAATGTTCTTTAAAGGCAGGTAAAGCCATTCCCTTGACACTCCAACTTCCTATGAAGGTTGCACTTTGCAAGGGAAGTAAGGGTAAGCAGGGAGCGCTGAGCACATGAAATGTGTACCTTTCACTCGCCTATACATGCTGTTTAAATGTTTTGCTATATGCATTTGTCTCATGCCTGCttgataaattaatttaaaatgttttgaaagcaACTGTTATGTTACCATAAGAAAATGAGATAATCTTTTTCCAATGACTTCTTGACCAAAATTAAACACTAATCCCAATGGTGTCCTAAAGTCAATTTAAACCTGATTAGCCTGTTGTTAAATTGTCAGGAATTTTACAAACCTTTTGCATCAGCTTAAAACCAACCACAGTTGGAATGTTTACATAGTTGAAATCCTGAAATTAGCATATGCTAAAAAGCAGGCCTTGTTCCTGACTTGGCACATAAACAGCCAGTTGTTAACCATGTAACAGCTCACCACTGACCATTTCTTAATGTTGTATCAAAAAGTGTTTTTTGTAGAGGTAAATCTCTTCTTTCACTGGGTATAATTTACTGAACTTAATTGCAACATTGATACACAGTTATGTTCACCATGATTATATTTCAGGACAAAATATCAGAACATGTACTATTTGATAAGGAtataaaggcaaaaagaaaagaaaatttgaaataggCTCAATTCACCCAGGGCTCTCTACCACTATAATAATGTGGTATCACTGCCTTGGTCTGGCCAGCAGAGGCCAAGAGAGTCTGCTGTAGGTATTAGAGGGGATCCATTGTTAGAAGGAATGGAAAACAATGATTTCTCAGTTATCATTCATGGATTCAGAATTTTACAGCCAGAGGGAAATTTGGGGGAAATGTTTGGCAAGGTAATGGTATTTCTTCATCCCAGCAAATATCCACATCAAAATTTCCTCTTGGGATGCTTGATGCTGGCTCACAATATTGGGTGTTGCTATAAAAATGAGGCAACTATGCAATcaggactttttgtttttgtttttcaggttagGTTTTTGcgctaacccagactgacctggaattcactatgtagtctagggtgacctcaaactcatgatgacccacctacctctgcctcctgagtgctggcatctaaggcgtgcgccaccacactgggctccccTAGAACTGTTTTATAAGATCCATATGGGTGATTTGTAACTTCAAGAACCAAGAGGGTGGGCACAAAACCATATCCTGACCTTAGTAATCCAGTGAGTATAAGAAAAACTCACAGCACTCTAAATTTTCTGGAGGGAAAATTGTACTAATTCTATAAACTGTTTGATGAAGATATCAGCTGATCTAATCAAAGACATGTCTGAGATTTCAACATGGCATTTGCATAGATACATAGGTTATACCTGTAAAATGATTTTGTTTGACACAGGCACTTATGGAGGCTGTATCATGATATCGCTAGTGTTGAACTTGAATTAATTGCATCATTCTGGCCATCTCTGCCAGCTGGTCTTCAAGCTGCATATGAAAGCCCCAAAGATAAGATTCTGGTTTTCAAAGGTAAACTTTCCTACCATGCTTTCTCTTCCTATTCTGAATGTCTGTGCAGGACAGTAGGTATATTTGGGTAAAGAATATAATCTCCATGCATGAATCAAGAGACAGAGATACTGCCTAACCTGTCATAAGTAACAATGAGGCAAGGGACTCTGTTGATTGTGAAGATAACCACCACCCCAATTGCACAGGGACAAAAGAAACCTATATGATAAAAATTGTGaaagctcattttttttcttccaggtaaaggtaatctctttctctctctctcttttatattttcctattatAGGATTGTCATAtttagcaaataaatatataaattgctatgaatttcagataaataattttaGCAGGTCACTTATAATTAGATTTACCAAAACTATTCATTATTTGAAATTCAGATGCAAGTTTTATTATATTTCATCTAAACAACCTTACTTTTTACACTAGCCTTTAAGAACAGTTAGGGCTGAAATCAAGAAATATATCAAAACATTCAACCATTTTGACAGTTACTCAAAAGTAATAATGAAGTGAATTCATAAGAGTACACAGACCACCGACTACAGTTACATGCGATGTGTGTATAATATTAGTGGTCCAAGCAGCTAAAGGAAGTGGTAATAACAAGTGAAGAAAGGAGAGTACTAAGCACTGGAGCTAAGAGGAATGAGACATGTGGCTACTTTCAAACTCAACATCAATTTCTATCTGAAAGACATGGGTCCAaaatttttccctttttctcttcccaGGTAAACATTTCTGGGCCATCAGAGGATATGCTGTCTTACCAGATTACCCCAAATCTATCCATACACTTGGCTTTCCAAGACGTGTGAAAAAAATTGATGCAGCTGTCTGTGACCGTAGTACAaggaaaacctacttctttgtggGCATTTGGTGCTGGAGGTTAGTGTATAGACAAGTAACCCTTTCATTTGATTATGAAGAAAAACACTCATAATAGCAACACTTTGGCATGGGCAAAAGTAGAACATATCTATACTTTTCTTCAAATGAATTGCACTAAAGGCAATCTCTGCTAGGAGGATGTTTCACTGAGTCCAATAACAtttcaacataaaaaaataaataaacattggacttgaactagagagatggtttagtggttaaggaacttgcctgctaagccaaaggacccatgttcaattccccagaacccatgtaaaccagatacacaagatggcacatgtgtctggagtttgtagcaactgaagaccctggtgagccaattctctctctctttctcttttctttcttccaccccctcttcctttctctcaaataaataatttttttttatttatttattttgctttcaatgaatttttatttatgcttGTTAATTGCATACATTTATGTGATTTGGTGGGACTTATCCATAATTATTTCATTACCATATTACagaacccattttctttcttcccagtATTTGATTACTTCAATAAATACAAGAGTttgtattcattttgttttatctcaaaccaaataaataattttttaaaggtaaaataaaataaaaaaattagtgaTAGTAATGAAATGTCCCTTGACAGAAGCATATCCTGTCAAAATCTAGGAAGGTTCCATGATAAGTGCTCTGCTTGATTGACAGTTCCTTGGAAGGGCACCAGTCTGACAAATGATGGAGCCTTTTGCTCTGGTCTTTCTATTGTTAGTGCTACTGCTCCTATTGTTTTGTTGTattgagaatcaaactcagggccttgtgcattccAGCCAAACTCTCTTCCACAGGCTTACATCCTCAGCCCTCAGATCACATTTTGTAAAATCCTCTCCATGTTTTTATTATCAATCCCATTAGTTTCCATCTCCAGGACCTGCTTGGTTCCCCCATGCCTGTTTCACTCTATGTTGGGCAATGGAAGAATTAAGCtccctgttgcagttacctctgtgttactggaacaaaacacacaaccaaaagcagctaatgggagttTATTTCTGGTTACGGCCCCacggggaagcttcatgatggcagaaaaagatagtaaagcagaggctggacatcacgtcTTGCCTCAGCAAAtggaagaaagcagcaagaacgtGAGCTgacctaacactggcaagctggggactaataaacctcaaggtccactcccagtgacccacCTTACCCAGcaagcttccacctcccaaattgccaccggcAAGGGAGCAAGTATTCAAACaatataaatttatgggggacacctgacccaaagcaccACAGCCCCCAAACAGAAAACTAGTAGAAACCTTTTTAATTCATGCATGCAGGTATGATGAGATGGCCCAAGCCATGGACAGAGGGTACCCACAGAGGACAGTGAAACACTTTCCAGGAATCGGCCTCCGCGTGGACGCTGTTTTCCAGCATAAAGGTAAGCATCAATGGCTCTGACAGCAGGGTGCTTAGGAGATTGTACTGAATGTAGAAGCAGACAGCACAGACTCCAGTATTTTGATGTTAGGGTAATTTTACTACTCCCTAGTATGTACATAGACTAATAAACGCTAATTCTGAAGACAGTATCACAAACTGAATCAGTAGGTGCTATACTATACTCTTCATGACACTATTTCAAATCTATGTAAAAAGTACCAACATTGATTTTAGTTATTATTGATCTAAGACACCCCCAAAACACACCCTCTAAAGTATAAAAGATGACTAAACTCATGAGCTGTAAAATGATTCTCAAACTTTAATGTATTCAGGTACATATCCAAAGACACTAAGTTTCAAGTATCTGTGGCAAACAGGGTTAGGGGTGAGACCAAGGAATTTGCAATTTCAATGTGATCTGAAAAGACCCTTCATCAATGGATTTTATATGTGAAGGGGTATGCACGTGTACACGtatatgcacacgcacatgtgtgaAAAGATTGGAGGATAATCTCTGATGTTattctcaggaacaccatccaactcttttggagacaggggctcaccaattaggttaaaCTAGCTAGCCTGTGAGTTTCaaggatcttcctatctctgcctccccagtgataagattacaggcgtgcactgCTATACCCAacattttacatgagtactggggaccaaacccaggtCGTCATGCTGGTAAgtcaaacactttacccactattgcagtcaggttcgtattgctagCAAAAATCACCTGGCCAATAACAGCTTGTAGGGaaacaaaaatgtttgttttggctttcacACTTaaggggaagatgatggcatgagcaaagaagGGTGGACACcgcttcctggccaacatcaggtggacaatagcaacaggagagtatgacaaacactggcaaggggaaactggctataatacccataagcccacccccaacaatacactgcctccaggaagtgttaattcccaaatccctgtcagctgggaacctagtattcagaacacctaagtttatgggggacacctggatcaaatcaccacacccacCAAGTTATCTCCCCAAgcccaactgtttttttttttgttattgttgttgtagttatttttggttttggcaGTACTTAAGATAATCTAGAACCTCAcatatactaggcaagcactccaccaccgAGTTTTATCTCCCCTCACCTTAGGCAatttaacacatacacacaatccaTCTGCTGTATTTTCAAGGAAAGTGACCTGGAGCAAGGAACAATCATGAATACAAAATGTTTGAGTGATACAATCCACAATTACCATGCCATCTAACACAAAACCTCTCAATTTAAAACATGAAGGTATAACAGCTCCATAGAAATGAAGATGTGGGCTCGAAGCCAAACCTTCTTCTCCCGGCTGAACTTTTCTGTGGAAACCTAGTTTGAGAACCTCTGTCACAGGCCATTGTCTGGCCATTCAAAGTCACAAATCCTTTGAAATCTGTAATTCATTCTGTGGT containing:
- the Mmp27 gene encoding matrix metalloproteinase-27; translated protein: MKSLLPALFLFITFSSAFPADRKVENEEDMQQAQAYLNQFYSPGIEGSHLVQSENRSLFEGKIQAMQAFFGLTVSGKLDSSTLEIMKMPRCGVPDVGQYGYTLPGWKEHRLTYRIVNYTPDMPRADVDEAIQNALEVWSKVTPLVFTKISKGIADIMIAFRTGVHGWCPRYFDGPLGVLGHAFPPGLGLGGDTHFDDDEHWTTKDTEGFNLFLVAAHEFGHSLGLTHSNDQTALMFPNYVSLDPSKYPLSQDDINGIQSIYGSPPKPPAKPKGTPKPHTCDPDLTMDAITTFRREIMFFKGRHLWRLYHDIASVELELIASFWPSLPAGLQAAYESPKDKILVFKGKHFWAIRGYAVLPDYPKSIHTLGFPRRVKKIDAAVCDRSTRKTYFFVGIWCWRYDEMAQAMDRGYPQRTVKHFPGIGLRVDAVFQHKGFFYFFHGSKQFEYDVQAKNITRVMRANTWFQCEEPLNSSFNFAIKENAHSGGVGIFRHQNLNMFTFSIVHILKTMCNYQ